Sequence from the Aquipuribacter hungaricus genome:
GCCAGGCCGCCGGCGCGGCCGGTCACGGGAACGGCGACGGGACGGGCGGGGGCACGGCCGTCGCGCCGTGGTGCCCGCCGGCGAGGGCCGGCAGGTGATGCTGTCCGGCTGGGGCCCGGCGACCCGCTCGCTGGCCCGGGAGCTGCGCGCCCGCGGCGTCGACCTCACCGTCACCACGCTCAACCCCGACGGGGCCGGCGAGGCCGAGGCGGACGGGCACCGGGTCGTCATGGGCGACCCGACGAAGTCGGCCGTGCTGGAGATGGCCGGCCTGGAGCGCACCCGGCTGCTCGTGGTGGCCGAGGACACCCACGAGCAGGCGGTCCGCATCGCCGGGGTCGTGGCCGGCCTGGCCCGCTACGAGGTGCCCGTCCTGGCCCGCCCGCTGGGCGGCACCGACCTGGCCGAGCTCGCGGCCGTCGGCGTCCACCGCGTCGTCGACGCCGAGGGGGCGTCGCGCCACGCGCTCACCAAGGCCGTGCTCACGGCCCTGGGCGCGGACGCCGGCCCGGTGCCGGCGGTGCTGCTGCCCGACGGCGGGCGCGGCCGGCGCAGCACCGTGGACATGTCGCGCGTGGTGCAGGTGGACCCGTCGCCGGACCAGCCGGCGTGCAC
This genomic interval carries:
- a CDS encoding NAD-binding protein codes for the protein MVPAGEGRQVMLSGWGPATRSLARELRARGVDLTVTTLNPDGAGEAEADGHRVVMGDPTKSAVLEMAGLERTRLLVVAEDTHEQAVRIAGVVAGLARYEVPVLARPLGGTDLAELAAVGVHRVVDAEGASRHALTKAVLTALGADAGPVPAVLLPDGGRGRRSTVDMSRVVQVDPSPDQPACTHLRPVPPVLPRSVGCEECLRQGTSWVHLRVCTGCGSVGCCDSSPGQHARAHAVGTDHPVIASLEPGEHWAYCFPDRLTVDGR